GATACCCAGTGTATCACACGGGGAACAAACAAGACAAGATTGAGAATCCCGGTCGAGATTTTAAGTATGATTCATCTTGACATGGCCCGGGTATTTATTCTATATAAAGAATCTAATTCTGTATATAGAATAAAAAGGATCGTTTTCGAAAAAGGAACGCCTGATGGATCAAAAAAAGAGAATCACGCCTGCCCGGCCTTTGTCCCCGGCGGTGAGTCAGGCGGCCCAGCTCCTTTTGTACCTGGGCAGCCAACCGGGAACGGACATGACCCTGACCCGGATCTGTGAGGCCGTCGGCATTCACAAAAGCAAAGGGTATTCCATATTGAATTCATTGAGTGAATACGGGTTTGTCGTCCGGGATGAAATCAGCAAGACGTATTCACTGGGGCCTGCCGTGATTCCCTTGGGAGCCAGGGCGATTGACAACCTGGATATCCATGCGGCAGCCAGGGGCCATCTCCAGGCCCTGGCTGATGAAACCGCCGGCACAGTGCTGCTGGGCATTGTTTCAAACGACCGGTTTTACGTGGTCGGGAAATATGACGGCAATGCAATGGTGTCTTTGACCATTCGCCAGAACCAGTGTTTTCACATCACCCACGGGGCCCATGGCAAGGCCATTGTGGCGGCCATGGATGATGAAACCAGAGAAAAGATTCTGACATCACAGCCCCTGCATTTTTACGGGGAAAACACCCGGGCGGACCGGGCCCGGCTGGAAGCGGAATTTGTCCGGTGCCGGGAAAACGGGTATGCCGTGGACAATGAATCCATGACGCCCGGGATCCGTGCCGTGGCAGCCCCGGTGTTCGATCACAAGAATACTGTTTTTGCCGGGGTGGTGCTTGCGGGGATGTTTGGACAAGATGAAATTCCGGCCATGGGAGAAAAGGTCGCGGCCATGGGCCGGTGGATCTCCCGCCAGGCCGGTGCATCCATATAAAAACCAAGGAGGAGTTATGAGCCGGAAAGATGGGGTTAAGATTATTAAAACCACCACGTGGTCGCCGGGACCGGGATGTCACGGCGGATGCGGGGTCCTGGTCCATGTCAAGGACAACAAGGTCATTAAAGTGGAAGGGGACCCGGACCATCCCTGGAACCAGGGCCGCTTGTGTTCCCGGTGCCTGTCCATGACCCAGTACATGTATCACCCGGATCGCCTGAAAACCCCTTTGAAACGGGTGGGGAAAAAAGGGGAGGGAAAGTTCACGCCCATTTCCTGGGACGAGGCCTTTGACCTGATCGAAGAAAAAATGAAAAAAATCCGGGAAGATCACGGGCCTGAATCCGTGATCTTCCACCAGGGCACGGGCCGGGATATCGGGGGGTGGATCTCCATGCTGGCCTATGCCTATGGCAGTCCCAACTGGATGTTCGGGCTTTCCGGGATCTCCTGCTATACCCCCCGGCTGATGATGATGTCCATCACCCAGGGGGATTTTGCCGTGGTGGACGCGTCCCAGTGGCATGAAAAACGGTATGATGATCCAAAATACAAGATCCCGGAAACCGTGACCATCTGGGGCCAGAACCTGCCGGCCACCTGTCCGGACGGATTTTTTGGACACTGGTATGTGGATCTGATGAAACGAGGCACCCAGCTGATGGTGATCGATCCCCGGTGCACCTGGATCGCGTCCCGGGCCAAATTGTGGCTCCAGCTGCGGCCGGGCACGGATGCGGCCCTGGCCCTGGGGTTTATCCACGTGATCTTGAAGGAAAACCTCTGGGATCAGGCGTTTGTGGAAAAATGGACCAATGCCCCGTTCCTGGTCATGGAAAAGGATGCAGGACCTTTACTGCTGCGGGAAAGCCATATCCGGTCCGGCGGATCAGATGAGAATTTCGTGGTGCATGATGCCGCCTCGGGCGACTTTGTGGTGTGGGATTCCAACGATCAGTCTTATAAAAAGCCGGACACAGCGCCGTCTTTGACGGGTGCGTTCAGTGTGACCCTGGCGGACGGATCTTTGGCAACCGTTAAAACCGTCTGGACCCGGTATGAGGAAAACGCGGCGGATTACACCCCTGAAAAAGTGTCGGAAATCACCTGGGTGCCGGCGGACAAAATCGTTCAAGGGGCCCGGATGTATGCGAAAAGCGCGCCGTCCGCCCTGCACTGGGGGCTTCCCATTGACACCATTCCCTCCACCATTCCCACGTCCCAGGCCATCAACCATCTGTGGTGCATGACCGGGAACCTGGATATCCCCGGCGGCAATGCCATTGCCCGGTATGCCTGTGATGTGGTGACCTATCCCTACCATTCCGGGGGCGCGATTTTAAGTCTGCCCGAAGAGGTGGCCAAAAAGCGCATCGGCATGAACGACTACGGTCCTATCAAGGATTTCAGGGCCTGGGCCCAGCCGGACAAAGTGCTGGAACAGATCTTTTCCGGCGATCCCTATGCGATCAAGGGCATGTGGATCCAGACGGCCAACCCCATTGCCTGCACGGGCATGGAACCCGGCAAATGGCGGGATGCCATCAAAAAACTGGATTTCACCGTGTGCGTAGATCTTTTCATGACGCCGACGGCCATGCTGTGCGACGTGATCCTGCCCGCGGCCAGTTTCCTGGAAAAAGATTCCCTTAAAGCCTGGTGGGTCCCGCTCCAGGCCATCAAGAAAACCGTGGCTGTGGGGGAATGCAAGTCGGATATCGAGATCAACCTGGAGCTTTCCAAGCGGTTCATGAAGGATTTTCCCTATGAATCGGTCCATGATCTGTTTGACAGCCTGCTGGCGTCCTCGGGCATGACCTATAAGGATTTGCAGGAAAAAACCTGGATCATGCCGCCGGACGGCCATCCCAGCAAACCCTATTCCCGGCATGAAAAAGGACTGCTGCGGCCGGACGGCAAACCCGGATTCAGAACCCCTTCCGGAAAAGTGGAACTGTATTCTTCATGGCTGGAAAAATGGGAACTTGCCCCCATGCCATACCATGAAGAACCGCCCTACAGCCCGGTCAGCACCCCGGATCTTTTCAAAAAATATCCCTTGATTCTGTGCACGGGCCGGCGGATGGGGCCTTTTTTCCATTCGGAACACCGGCAGATTCCCTGGCTCAGAGAACAGCAGAAAGAGCCCGTGCTGGAAATCCATCCCGATACCGCGGAAAAACTGGGCATCCATAACGGGGAAAAAGTGTGCGTGGAAAACTGGCTGGGAAAAATCACGGTCACGGCCATGACCACCCCCATCATCCATCCGGATGTGGTCATGGCCGAGCATGGGTGGTGGTTTCCGGAAAAACAAGGGGCAGAACCTTCTTTGTTCGGGGTGTGGGATGTCAACGTCAACCAGCTCATTCCCATGTCCAATGAAGGCAAAGGCGGGCTGGGCGCGCCCATTAAAAGCATGCTGTGCCGGGTATACAAGGCGAAAGGATAAGAATCATGTCAGAATATGCAATGCTCATCGATTATGAATACTGCACGGGGTGCAAAAGCTGCGAAGTGGCCTGCAAGCAGGAATACCATCGACCGGCGGGGCGGGCCGGCGGAGTGGAAGTCCAGGAATTCATCCACCGGCTGCCCAATGACCAGCTGTTTATCACCTATATTCCCACCTTCACCCGGGCGTGCGTGTTTTGTGCGGGCCGGGTGAAGCAGGGCATGGCGCCCGCATGTGTCAAACACTGCATGGCCAACATCCTGACTTTTGGAAAACTCGAAGATCTGCAACAGCAGATTCCGGAGAAACGCAAAGCGATCCTCTGGACCAAAGGTTAAGCGGAACGGAATCCGGACTTCACCAGGCCCGGCAGGCTGAACCGGGAGATGTGGCTCACCTGCATGGGACGGCCGGCAATAATGGCGTCAGCCGCGGCAATGCCGCTCTGGACGGCCGCATGGATGCCTTCCCCCATGTCCAGGGTGGACAGGCCGGCAGCATCGCCGATGACAAACAGATTGTCCGGCATGCTGTTTTCCAAAGTTTGCCGGTGATAAGGTGTATGCCGCAGATAATAGGTATGCCCGGAGGGATTGCCCGGGGATTGGTCCAGAAAGCCTTTATCCATCAGGCGGGCCACAAATGTGCGCCAGTGATCCATGATGGTGGTTTTCCGGGCGGTCAGGCCGTGCTGTTTGCCGCCGATGCCGATGTTGATCCACCCGCCTTTTTTGGGCAGGTACCACGCATATCCGGGCAGGCCTTTTTCCAGATACCAGATATGACACTTCCGGACCCGTTGAAAGCCTTGAAACTCTTTTTCCACGGCGGCGATGCGGGCGGTTTCCGGACGGGACGGCACAGGTTCCATAAAAGTGCGCCGCACCGGGCAATGGGTGCCGCCGGCCCCGACCAGGTACCGGCATTCAAACTGGTCATCGATGACATACCCGGACCGGATTCTTTGAATTTTTTTTACGGCATGGGTGTGCACGGGCACCCCGGCCTTCTGGAGCAGCCAGTGGTCGAACTCGATGCGCCGGATTGCATACTGGTGCGTTCGCACGGGCAAAGGAACCTGAAACAGGTGAAAGTGAATCCCGTGGATCCGGGTCAAGGCGTGGGGATAGGTATCAGGGTCGTATCCCAGGTCATCAAACACCCCGGGTGAGATCCATCCGGCACACAGTTTTTTCCTGGGAAACCTTTGTTTGTCCAGTATCCTGACATCCATTCCGGTTTTTTTGAGACGGGCCGCACAGGCGGATCCGGCCGGGCCCCCGCCCACAATGATCACATCCGTCTGAATCATGGCCGGCCTCACGAGATCCGGCAGTCTGGTTTCGGCCGGCCGGGCCGGGTCAGCACCATCTGCCACAGCTGCATGGACCGTGCCCGGAACCCGCCGGCGGAACTGAGCAGGTAATATTCCCACATCCGAAAAAACCGGTCGTCATACCGGTTTTTGAGCTTGGGCCAGGCCGCCTTGAAGTTGTCATACCAGGCCATCAGGGTTTTGTCATAATCTTCCCCGAAATTGTGGCAGTCTTCCAGGACAAACAGCCCTTCCATGGCTCTTCCCAGTTCGGAAATGGACGGCAGCACGGAATTGGGAAAAATGTATTTGGCCGTCCAGGGATTGCAGATCCGGGTGGTGATATTTCCGCCGATGGTATGCACGAACGCGATGCCGTCTTTTTTAAGCAGGTTGCGGGTCAGTTCCATATAGGTCCGGTAGTTTTTAAATCCCACATGCTCCATCAGGCCGATGGACAGGATGCGGTCATAAGTGCCTCTGGCATTGCGGTAATCATCCAGCCGGATATCCACGGGCAGGTCTTTGCAGTATTCCCGGCCGAATTCCGCCTGTTTTTTCGACACGGTGAACCCGGTCACGGACACCTGATATTTTTCAGCCGCATACCGGGCAAATCCGCCGAACCCGCACCCGAGTTCCAGAACATTCATTCCCGGTGCCAGTGCCAGTTTCCGGCAGATCATTTCCAGTTTGGCCTCCTGGGCCTCGTCCAGGTTCCGGGCGTCTTTCCAGTACCCGCAGGTATACTGCATCCGTTTGCCCAGCATCATTTGATACAGATCATTGCCGATATCATAATGCTGTTTGCCCACGGTAAATGCCCGTTTAATGGTCTGGAGATTGAAAATCTTTGCCATCAGGGCGTTCCAGGCCGTGATCCGGTCCTGTTTGATCTGTTTGAGAAGATTGGCCCGAAGCACTTTTTCAATGAACTGATCCGGTGCCGGACAATCCCACCAGCCATCCATATAAGACTCACCCAGACCCAAAGCCGGGGATGACGTCACCCGCTGGAAAAATTGATCGTTTTTGATCCGGATATCAAACGGCCGGTCCCCATTCACTCGGATGCCGGCATGATTCATCATCTCTGAAAATAATTCTCTGGCCTGTCCCAACTTCATTGTGTTCCTCCATGTAATTCCTTGTCTGGTTTGCGCAAAGAAGCATGTAGCTGGTTTATAGCGAATCCAGCCGGATTTTCAAACAGTTTCTTGGAAAAAATCAAATCTTTGGCCTGACCGCTCCTGTGGGATCCGGCGCGCAAAAACGGCATGGAAATCACCCATATTCATGCGGACCATGTCAGCGGAAAACAGGAACTCAAATCCCGCACCGGGGCGGAGATCTGTTATATGGAAGGCTCTCCCGTGTCCGCGTGGATGAACAGCGGGGGTGAGGTGGTATAACCATTTTTGTCTGCCACAGGGACCTTTAAGGTACCTGTGGCAGATTCAATATCAATCAAACGCTTTGTCGACCGTCCACACTTTCCAGACATTGCCCACCAGGTCGGGTCCGGGTTCCAGAACGGTTTTACCCGGTTGCCACCCGGACGGGGTCGCTTTGGTGCCTTTGCCTTCCCGGACCAGCTGGAATGCCTGAATCTGGCGCAGGGTTTCGGGAATATTGCGTCCCACGGGCGGGGCCACCATTTCATAGGCCTGAACAACACCATCCGGATCGATCAAAAAACGGCCCCGGATGTCCACGCCTTCTTCTTGGTCATATACCCCGTAGATTCTGCCGATACTGCCGCCGCCATCCGACAGCATGGGGAACGGCACGGTCTTGGCCGTGACCATTTTGGACAGTTCCTTGTCCACCCACATTTTGTGGACAAACATGCTGTCCACACTCACGGACAGCACCTGGACACCCAATTTTTCGAATTCTGCATTTTTCTCGGCGACCGCCGAGATTTCCGTGGCTCAGACAAAGGTGAAATCACCGGGATAAAAGCACAGGACCACCCATTTTCCCAGGTAATCCGACAGTTGAATGGTTGTGAAGTCATTGTTGTAATAGGCGGGTGCAGCGAAATCCGGTGCTTTCTGTCCGATCTGAATCATGGCGTATTCCTTTTTTTCTGTAACGGTTTCAGGTGGAGTGGTTTCTTCAGGCGGTTTCTGAATTTTGGCTGAAGGACGTTTGCATCCCACAGCAGGTTTTTCTGCCATATGTACCTCCTTACTTGATTGTTGGACATCAGGACTTCTATATCCGAAGTTGTTAATGTCAAAATCAAGATAGGATAAGATCCTATTTTTTGTCAAATGAAAACGGGCAATCCCTGAAAATTTATCGCTTCAAATGGCGGGGAATACAAAAATTATGGCGTCAGACGATCTGTTTCAGGTTCCCATCCGCCGCCGAATGCTTTGTAAACAGCCACCAGTCCGACAGCGGACTGACCCATGGACTGGGCCAGCTGGTCCTGAAAAGATGCGAGCTGGCGCTGCATGTCCAGGACGTTCTGAAAATTGACAAGACCTGTGATATACAGGGACTGGGACAGTTCCACCGACTTTTGGGTGGATGCGACGGCCTGGTTCAGCGCGGTCAGTGTGTCGCCTTCATTGATATAGGCGGCCAAAGCGTCTTCGCACTCCCGGAACGCCGTGAGCACGGTTTGTTCATACCGGGCCAGGGCGGCCTTTGTGGCGGCTTGTTCCATCTGAACCCGGCTTTTGATCAACCCGCCGGTGAAGACCGGCCAGGTGAAAGAGGGGCCGATACTGTATTTTTGCGCGGCAGACGAAAAGAACTCCCCGGAATCCGTGGACACCAGGGAAAACAGGCCGTCCAGGGTCAAAGCCGGGTAAAAATCCGCGTTGGCCACGCCGATTCTGGCGGTCTGGGCCGCCAGCAGACGTTCAGCAGCCCGGATATCCGGGCGGTTGCGCACCAGTTCCGCCGGCAGCATTTCAGGCAGCGCAGACGCCATGGGAATCCATTTCGGGGCCAGCAACTGGTTGAGTTCACCGGGCAGGCGCCCTGTCAGCAGGCTGAGCGCGTTCAAGGCTTCGGTCTGCTGGGTTTTAAGGGCCGGCAGCCGGGCCCTTGTGGAGGCCAGGTTCATTTTCGCCTGGTGCACGTCCAGTTCACCGGTCAACCCGGCATCAAACCGGTCCTGAACCAGTTCCAGGGTTTCTTTCTGAAGGGTCACGTTTTTCTGGGCAAATTCGTACCGCTGCTGGGCCGTGCGCAGCAGGATATATTCGGAGGCGGCCTGGGCCTGGAGCAGCACCATGAGATTGCGGCGGTCTTGGATGGATGCGTCCCACTCCCCCCGGGCCGCTTCCATGCTCCGGCGGATTTTGTGCCACACATCGATTTCCCAGGACATGACAAAACCGGCCTGGTACATCCAGGTGGGATTCCCGGCAATGGACTGGTTGGCGGGATTGCGGACCCGTTCGGATTCCCGCTCCCGGCTGATGCCGCCCTGGGCGTTGATCATGGGCATCAGTCCGGACCGGGCCACGCCATAGGCGGCGGCATAACTGTCCAGCCGGGCCGTTGCCGCGGCCAGGTCCCGGTTCTGTTCTTTCACATCCGCCACCAGCCGGGTCAGGTCCGGATCATCAAATACGCGCCACCATTCATCAAACAGGGCGGTGGGCTCGAACGAAGATAGATTGTCTGCCGTTTCAGTGATCTGCCAGGTTTCGGGCAACTGCGGGGAAGGAGACTGATATTCAGGTCCCACAGCCGTGTTGCAGCCTGCCAGAAGCACGGAGATGACAATCAGGCGGCAAAGAATGGAAAGGATTTTCTGTGGAAAAAAGACGGTGTGCTGTTTCATCCAATACCCCGGTTTGATCAATGATTTGCGCGGTCATAAGTTTTTTTGCTCTCAGCTGCATATAGGACAGGCCGTTTGTCTTTGTCAACTTAAAATACCAATTCATGCCCGGGTAAATCATATCTGAAAAAAACATTTTGCTTTTAATACGTTGTTTGTCGTATTTTACATATCCAATGAAAACCAGATGAGAGGTGGAAAGATGATGCCGGATTCGATCACACCGGATGATATCAGAAAAATGATTGAAACCTATGTTCAGGATTATTCAAAAACACACCAGGTACCGGATTATTGGCGAAAGCCTTTGGCCGCCTTTGCAAAGGCGGATGACCGGTTTGAGGTTCTGCCGGAAATTGCGGCCCCGGATCATGCCTTTCCTGAAGAACTGCTGCCCGGCGGCCGTAGTGTGATCGTGTTTTTTGTGCCGTTCAACAAAGCCCTGGCCAAAGAAAACCATGACGGCGACAGGCCGTGCCGGAACTGGGGCCTGGCTTATCAGACCACCAATACGTTGATCAACCGCTTATGTGAACGTCTCCAGCAGTTTCTGGAGGACCGGGGATATGCCTGTGCCTTGGTGCCTGCCACCCATAATTTTGACCATGAAAAACTGATGGCGCGCTGGTCCCACAAACACCTGGGATATCTTGCCGGGCTGGGACGGTTCGGGGTGAACGCCCAGCTCATTACCCCGGCCGGGTGTACCGGGCGCCTGGGAAGCCTGGTCACGGATGCAGATCTCGGCGACAGCCCGGTGGTGCAAAACAAGGAACTCTGCCTGCATAAAAACGGGCAGGCGTGTCTCATGTGCGTGAATCGCTGTCCCGTGGGGGCCGTGTCCCCGGAAACCGGCATTGACCGGAAAAAATGCTGGGAACGGCTCAAAGAGAACCTGGCCGTCCTGGATACGTTCAAAGACATGGATCCTTCCACCCATGTGTGCGCCAAATGTCAGGTGCTGCTTCCCTGCAGCCTCAAAGCCCCGTCTGTTTCCGGTGCAAAGGTTGGCAGATCCGATGTCCGGGGGATCCCAGCGGGTACCGGACTCTGATCTGTTCTATGTCACTGCCTGAACGGCTGCGGACAGGGGTCATGAAACGCGTTGCATGACCTGCCGGATCTCCTGCATCCGTTTTCCGATATCCCGGGCGCTGATAATCTCTGTGACCAGGCACACGGTTTTCGCGCCTTTGGACACCACGTCAGCCAGGTTGTGCCGTTTGATCCCGCCGATAGCCACAAACGGGATGTCTAAATTTGCTGAAACATATTCCAGGTATTCAAGACCCACGGCTTCGCATACATCTTCTTTGGTTTGGGTGGCAAACAAGGGCCCCACCCCGATGTAATCGGCCCCGTCCGCCATCGCCTGTGCCGCCTGGGCCGGGGAATGGGTGGAGCAGCCCACCAAAAGCTGTGGCGCCAGCTGCTTCACCGCCGTCACGGGCAGATCGGTCTGTCCCATGTGGACCCCGTCCGCGCCGATGATCATGGCAATATCCAGAAAATCGTTGATGATAAACGGCACATGGGCATCTGCCGTGATCTTCCGGATTTTTTCACATTCTTCCAGCATGGTTTTCCGGTCTTTTGTTCCGGGTTTTTCCCGGTACTGAAGAATATCGATGCCGTTGTCCACCAGCAGCTCTGCCATGGTCACATTGGACCGGCCCAAAGAAAAAGCCTCTCCCAGGATGCCGTAAATACCTTTGGGGAAAATGGTTTGTTTCAATTTTAAAACGATCTGGGCCATTCGGGCCGCGATCA
Above is a window of Desulfotignum balticum DSM 7044 DNA encoding:
- a CDS encoding 4Fe-4S dicluster domain-containing protein produces the protein MSEYAMLIDYEYCTGCKSCEVACKQEYHRPAGRAGGVEVQEFIHRLPNDQLFITYIPTFTRACVFCAGRVKQGMAPACVKHCMANILTFGKLEDLQQQIPEKRKAILWTKG
- a CDS encoding efflux transporter outer membrane subunit, with the translated sequence MKQHTVFFPQKILSILCRLIVISVLLAGCNTAVGPEYQSPSPQLPETWQITETADNLSSFEPTALFDEWWRVFDDPDLTRLVADVKEQNRDLAAATARLDSYAAAYGVARSGLMPMINAQGGISRERESERVRNPANQSIAGNPTWMYQAGFVMSWEIDVWHKIRRSMEAARGEWDASIQDRRNLMVLLQAQAASEYILLRTAQQRYEFAQKNVTLQKETLELVQDRFDAGLTGELDVHQAKMNLASTRARLPALKTQQTEALNALSLLTGRLPGELNQLLAPKWIPMASALPEMLPAELVRNRPDIRAAERLLAAQTARIGVANADFYPALTLDGLFSLVSTDSGEFFSSAAQKYSIGPSFTWPVFTGGLIKSRVQMEQAATKAALARYEQTVLTAFRECEDALAAYINEGDTLTALNQAVASTQKSVELSQSLYITGLVNFQNVLDMQRQLASFQDQLAQSMGQSAVGLVAVYKAFGGGWEPETDRLTP
- the thiE gene encoding thiamine phosphate synthase, with amino-acid sequence MKIGIAGVGGIGSNVARHLAQAGMPHLKVVDFDGVAPDNLNRQFYSMNQVGCPKVDSLKQNLQNIHPAIRVETLNLRLGPDNMARIFSDCDGVVEGLDDPGTKKQLMEALADAGIPVVSASGIAGQDMDCIAVRTMGNCHIVGDFSTDIAHALLFPPKIAMIAARMAQIVLKLKQTIFPKGIYGILGEAFSLGRSNVTMAELLVDNGIDILQYREKPGTKDRKTMLEECEKIRKITADAHVPFIINDFLDIAMIIGADGVHMGQTDLPVTAVKQLAPQLLVGCSTHSPAQAAQAMADGADYIGVGPLFATQTKEDVCEAVGLEYLEYVSANLDIPFVAIGGIKRHNLADVVSKGAKTVCLVTEIISARDIGKRMQEIRQVMQRVS
- the prxU gene encoding thioredoxin-dependent peroxiredoxin (Most members of this family contain a selenocysteine.) codes for the protein MAEKPAVGCKRPSAKIQKPPEETTPPETVTEKKEYAMIQIGQKAPDFAAPAYYNNDFTTIQLSDYLGKWVVLCFYPGDFTFVUATEISAVAEKNAEFEKLGVQVLSVSVDSMFVHKMWVDKELSKMVTAKTVPFPMLSDGGGSIGRIYGVYDQEEGVDIRGRFLIDPDGVVQAYEMVAPPVGRNIPETLRQIQAFQLVREGKGTKATPSGWQPGKTVLEPGPDLVGNVWKVWTVDKAFD
- a CDS encoding epoxyqueuosine reductase, with the protein product MMPDSITPDDIRKMIETYVQDYSKTHQVPDYWRKPLAAFAKADDRFEVLPEIAAPDHAFPEELLPGGRSVIVFFVPFNKALAKENHDGDRPCRNWGLAYQTTNTLINRLCERLQQFLEDRGYACALVPATHNFDHEKLMARWSHKHLGYLAGLGRFGVNAQLITPAGCTGRLGSLVTDADLGDSPVVQNKELCLHKNGQACLMCVNRCPVGAVSPETGIDRKKCWERLKENLAVLDTFKDMDPSTHVCAKCQVLLPCSLKAPSVSGAKVGRSDVRGIPAGTGL
- the cfa gene encoding cyclopropane fatty acyl phospholipid synthase, with the protein product MKLGQARELFSEMMNHAGIRVNGDRPFDIRIKNDQFFQRVTSSPALGLGESYMDGWWDCPAPDQFIEKVLRANLLKQIKQDRITAWNALMAKIFNLQTIKRAFTVGKQHYDIGNDLYQMMLGKRMQYTCGYWKDARNLDEAQEAKLEMICRKLALAPGMNVLELGCGFGGFARYAAEKYQVSVTGFTVSKKQAEFGREYCKDLPVDIRLDDYRNARGTYDRILSIGLMEHVGFKNYRTYMELTRNLLKKDGIAFVHTIGGNITTRICNPWTAKYIFPNSVLPSISELGRAMEGLFVLEDCHNFGEDYDKTLMAWYDNFKAAWPKLKNRYDDRFFRMWEYYLLSSAGGFRARSMQLWQMVLTRPGRPKPDCRIS
- a CDS encoding molybdopterin-dependent oxidoreductase; the encoded protein is MSRKDGVKIIKTTTWSPGPGCHGGCGVLVHVKDNKVIKVEGDPDHPWNQGRLCSRCLSMTQYMYHPDRLKTPLKRVGKKGEGKFTPISWDEAFDLIEEKMKKIREDHGPESVIFHQGTGRDIGGWISMLAYAYGSPNWMFGLSGISCYTPRLMMMSITQGDFAVVDASQWHEKRYDDPKYKIPETVTIWGQNLPATCPDGFFGHWYVDLMKRGTQLMVIDPRCTWIASRAKLWLQLRPGTDAALALGFIHVILKENLWDQAFVEKWTNAPFLVMEKDAGPLLLRESHIRSGGSDENFVVHDAASGDFVVWDSNDQSYKKPDTAPSLTGAFSVTLADGSLATVKTVWTRYEENAADYTPEKVSEITWVPADKIVQGARMYAKSAPSALHWGLPIDTIPSTIPTSQAINHLWCMTGNLDIPGGNAIARYACDVVTYPYHSGGAILSLPEEVAKKRIGMNDYGPIKDFRAWAQPDKVLEQIFSGDPYAIKGMWIQTANPIACTGMEPGKWRDAIKKLDFTVCVDLFMTPTAMLCDVILPAASFLEKDSLKAWWVPLQAIKKTVAVGECKSDIEINLELSKRFMKDFPYESVHDLFDSLLASSGMTYKDLQEKTWIMPPDGHPSKPYSRHEKGLLRPDGKPGFRTPSGKVELYSSWLEKWELAPMPYHEEPPYSPVSTPDLFKKYPLILCTGRRMGPFFHSEHRQIPWLREQQKEPVLEIHPDTAEKLGIHNGEKVCVENWLGKITVTAMTTPIIHPDVVMAEHGWWFPEKQGAEPSLFGVWDVNVNQLIPMSNEGKGGLGAPIKSMLCRVYKAKG
- a CDS encoding IclR family transcriptional regulator, yielding MDQKKRITPARPLSPAVSQAAQLLLYLGSQPGTDMTLTRICEAVGIHKSKGYSILNSLSEYGFVVRDEISKTYSLGPAVIPLGARAIDNLDIHAAARGHLQALADETAGTVLLGIVSNDRFYVVGKYDGNAMVSLTIRQNQCFHITHGAHGKAIVAAMDDETREKILTSQPLHFYGENTRADRARLEAEFVRCRENGYAVDNESMTPGIRAVAAPVFDHKNTVFAGVVLAGMFGQDEIPAMGEKVAAMGRWISRQAGASI
- a CDS encoding NAD(P)/FAD-dependent oxidoreductase, which produces MIQTDVIIVGGGPAGSACAARLKKTGMDVRILDKQRFPRKKLCAGWISPGVFDDLGYDPDTYPHALTRIHGIHFHLFQVPLPVRTHQYAIRRIEFDHWLLQKAGVPVHTHAVKKIQRIRSGYVIDDQFECRYLVGAGGTHCPVRRTFMEPVPSRPETARIAAVEKEFQGFQRVRKCHIWYLEKGLPGYAWYLPKKGGWINIGIGGKQHGLTARKTTIMDHWRTFVARLMDKGFLDQSPGNPSGHTYYLRHTPYHRQTLENSMPDNLFVIGDAAGLSTLDMGEGIHAAVQSGIAAADAIIAGRPMQVSHISRFSLPGLVKSGFRSA